Proteins from a genomic interval of Gossypium hirsutum isolate 1008001.06 chromosome A09, Gossypium_hirsutum_v2.1, whole genome shotgun sequence:
- the LOC121203125 gene encoding protein TIME FOR COFFEE isoform X2 → MDRTREARRVSMASAATTNGLSRRRHRTSSLRDSPEEDGPVETHETARLRDRKKDRDRERERYRERERDRLSRTSKRRRGDRLMSNRGDGGDGTSEESVNDDEDDDDEDSGGTGGVGSVRTVSPNIIAGSLSMSNHHHHNHHHHQLQQHQQHQHRKSFPPPVKVIRTTPSAGMTASMTTSTSTWKPADEMIGVSVPRKARSGRATKRSHEWASSGGGGVGVLGGEQIHRQASTSPVRTGVTGALTSPSPAPASPSSSSASMRKKMKPNANGTKQRPPKSSSKSSSSAQEEIEIEIAEVLYGMMRQPQVPSKQEIIGNDSAKFDSREVNKPNNDSKSVVSSPISISPSTLPQSSSILPSYSSSSATPMSAIAPKRKRPRPVKYEDENTTTTTPPPPIFPPRHSSISSTTTKVEIDQPAKVEATSPNLEKNSGPVAENDSGACDLMSSSKAGPVSSELVQAEPVKEEKNNLALDSKPSTEESESRDIGIGNKEESQSPKKESLSSPADNPSSAGLPLDDEREKSTVTKANSTVCENESQREEKFQIDLMAPPPSRSSPEREGETDVGASDPKPVAADVELEMKSLVNEDDKRMKIGKGDVNVEVEDNNKKAQPSAEEADSQKPVVNKERNLDLQLDLEKSDRDSGSGSVSGNKLNHHVQKLHHQHPSVEKTAHSGSLPLPMSIASWPGGLPPMGYMAPLQGVVSMEGSAVSSAAIQPPHLLFSQPRPKRCATHCYIARNIHKHQQMMKMNAFWPAAPGSASLYGPKACNLNVVPPSELHGNIPGRGVNSVQEKGQGLAIFPGHVCKDKSSTAANNMVDAAQRKQIMLQQALPPGAPNNIMQGPAFIFPLNQQAAAASVRPGYVKSPPAACSTAASSTSNSALLSATPAGATAAPAFSFNYPNITGNETQYLAILQNNPYPFPIPAHVGAPPAYRGNHAQPMPFIHGSFYSSSQMLHPSQLQQQQQQQPPTQFQQSQQGHQNTSMSSGSSSSQKNLQNQQQRSHGGDVSSGSGNSQVFHASKKDSPHPLQLWQQQQQPSQNDSHQPRQLDGESDGKDGPSTATDSRVSRSNMNIYGQNFAMPVQPSNFALMTAASMNSGGNYGEKKQQTQQQSQQLGSKAGVEPLASQAFAMSFSSANGTTAPGLGISSLAPNHAILQSHPGSTRQGYQHIMAAQQKKDNYHAYEEGKRGTHDASNVQEEKKAGKSSGTAGQSIAFSRPNMPDSSDSTLAGKDVIDSSICTLGSAPARTSGPVMPASIVSVNVANAQQQLQRNQQQQLQFGTASAPRSKTPATSNGSAYPDHFHSSSIAAKFSNVLSAYPQNLIQSSSSPAQSPQWKNSVRTTSSQVPSQSLPSTSSLKNISQQQGRPQQSPTQISFAANPKSPQGQQPLSSTPSPSPMMVGSPTTSLSRSAGGSPRTTGSSSTSNKGGQASGLSSQQAKNSPTVPSQKSSPIGGSNVPSVLGNPHISSSSNMGAKPQVALQHQQHQKHSLHQGQLFFPNAYMQAQAQHSPSSTTPATTASAYYVQRQQQTLPLGSSTTSSTSMLSLCSPVTLANSGTTDPAKAVAAAVASNMKGGLASQGLINPAQFASPQSTGKSHQLVPGFPCVHAVPSAVQVKPAEQKQPAGE, encoded by the exons ATGGATAGAACCAGAGAAGCGAGGAGAGTCAGTATGGCGTCCGCCGCCACGACCAATGGCCTTTCACGGCGGCGTCATAGGACTAGCTCTCTCAGAGACTCCCCAG AGGAAGACGGACCGGTGGAGACGCATGAAACGGCGCGTTTAAGGGATCGAAAGAAGGACAGAGATAGGGAACGAGAAAGATATAGAGAAAGGGAAAGAGATCGGTTGAGTAGAACCAGTAAGAGAAGAAGAGGCGATAGATTGATGAGTAATAGAGGAGATGGAGGTGATGGTACTTCTGAAGAAAGCGTAAACGATGATGAAGATGACGACGACGAAGACAGCGGCGGAACCGGCGGTGTTGGCTCTGTTCGGACGGTTTCGCCGAACATCATCGCTGGGTCTTTGTCGATGTCTAATCATCATCACCATAACCATCATCACCACCAGCTGCAGCAACATCAGCAGCATCAACATCGAAAGAGTTTTCCACCGCCGGTGAAAGTTATTAGAACAACACCATCGGCGGGGATGACTGCCAGTATGACAACGAGTACGTCTACATGGAAACCGGCCGATGAAATGATTGGTGTATCGGTGCCTAGAAAAGCTCGGTCAGGTAGAG CTACTAAAAGGTCTCATGAATGGGCATCAAGCGGCGGCGGCGGCGTTGGTGTTTTAGGCGGTGAACAAATTCACCGTCAAGCTTCAACTTCGCCGGTAAGGACAGGTGTAACCGGGGCGTTGACGTCACCATCTCCTGCTCCGGCCTCTCCATCTTCTTCCAGTGCTTCTATGAGGAAGAAGATG AAGCCTAATGCTAACGGAACAAAGCAAAGGCCACCGAAGTCGTCGTCGAAATCTTCGTCTTCAGCTCAGGAGGAGATTGAGATCGAGATTGCTGAGGTTTTATATGGTATGATGAGACAGCCACAAGTCCCATCTAAGCAAGAAATAATCGGGAACGATTCGGCCAAATTTGATTCAAGAGAAGTTAATAAACCCAATAATGACTCTAAATCAGTCGTCTCTTCGCCGATCTCCATCTCCCCATCAACTCTTCCTCAATCATCCTCTATTTTGCCTTCATATTCTAGCTCCTCTGCTACTCCTATGTCTGCAATTG CTCCAAAGAGGAAAAGACCAAGACCGGTGAAGTATGAGGATGAGAATACGACTACAACGACACCTCCACCTCCTATTTTCCCTCCTAGACATAGTTCCATTTCATCTACTACAACTAAGGTTGAAATTGATCAACCAGCTAAAGTTGAAGCAACTTCTCCCAATTTGGAGAAAAATTCAGGACCCGTGGCTGAAAATGATAGCGGTGCTTGCGATTTGATGAGTTCTTCAAAAGCTGGACCAGTTTCATCAGAGTTGGTTCAAGCGGAACCAGTGAAAGAAGAGAAGAATAATTTGGCACTGGATTCTAAGCCTTCGACTGAAGAATCTGAGAGTAGAGATATCGGTATCGGTAATAAAGAAGAGTCTCAATCGCCAAAGAAGGAATCTTTATCATCTCCTGCTGATAATCCTTCTTCCGCTGGTCTGCCATTGGATGACGAGCGTGAGAAATCGACAGTGACAAAAGC GAATTCAACAGTTTGTGAGAATGAGAGTCAGCGGGAAGAGAAGTTCCAGATAGATCTGATG gCACCTCCTCCATCTAGATCATCTCCAGAAAGGGAAGGTGAGACTGATGTTGGGGCTTCAGATCCTAAGCCAGTGGCCGCAGATGTGGAATTG GAGATGAAGTCTTTGGTGAATGAAGATGACAAAAGAATGAAAATTGGGAAGGGAGATGTGAATGTGGAAGTTGAGGATAACAATAAGAAGGCCCAACCTAGTGCTGAAGAAGCTGATTCGCAGAAGCCTGTTGTAAATAAAGAAAGGAATCTTGATCTCCAGCTTGATTTGGAGAAATCTGACAGAGATAGTGGTTCAGGTAGTGTTAGTGGGAACAAGCTCAACCACCATGTTCAAAAGCTACATCATCAACATCCTAGTGTAGAGAAAACTG CACATTCTGGTTCTTTACCTTTGCCGATGTCAATTGCTAGCTGGCCTGGTGGACTTCCTCCAATGGG ATACATGGCTCCTCTACAAGGTGTTGTATCCATGGAGGGGAGCGCTGTGTCTTCAGCTGCTATCCAG CCTCCACATTTGCTTTTTTCTCAACCGAGGCCAAAGAGATGTGCAACCCATTGCTACATTGCACGGAATATTCACAAGCACCAGCAAATGATGAAGATGAATGCTTTCTGGCCGGCAGCACCTGGTTCAGCTTCACTGTATGGCCCAAAGGCTTGTAATCTAAATGTTGTACCGCCTTCAGAATTGCATGGAAACATTCCTGGGAGAGGGGTGAATTCTGTGCAAGAGAAGGGGCAGGGTCTTGCAATTTTTCCTGGTCATGTGTGCAAAGATAAAAGTTCTACGGCTGCTAACAACATGGTGGATGCCGCACAGAGAAAGCAAATAATGCTCCAGCAAGCTCTACCCCCAGGAGCACCCAATAATATCATG CAAGGCCCTGCTTTTATTTTCCCATTGAACCAGCAGGCTGCTGCAGCATCTGTCCGACCTGGGTATGTGAAATCTCCTCCTGCTGCTTGTAGCACAGCTGCATCGAGTACATCTAACTCTGCCTTACTAAGTGCCACCCCAGCTGGTGCAACTGCAGCCCCGGCATTTAGCTTCAACTACCCAAATATCACAGGCAATGAAACTCAATACTTGGCAATTCTGCAGAATAATCCCTATCCATTTCCAATTCCTGCACATGTTGGGGCGCCACCTGCTTATCGTGGGAATCATGCTCAACCTATGCCTTTTATTCATGGATCTTTCTATTCTTCCTCTCAAATGCTTCACCCTTCACAGCTtcaacaacagcagcagcaacagCCACCCACACAGTTTCAACAAAGCCAACAAGGTCATCAGAACACTAGCATGTCCAGTGGTTCATCCTCCTCCCAGAAGAATTTGCAGAACCAGCAGCAGAGGTCACATGGAGGTGATGTCAGTAGTGGCAGTGGAAACTCTCAAGTGTTTCATGCCTCTAAAAAGGATTCACCTCATCCCTTACAACTATGGCAACAGCAGCAACAGCCGAGTCAGAATGATTCTCATCAACCTAGGCAACTTGATGGTGAATCAGATGGCAAAGATGGCCCATCAACTGCTACTGATAGCAGAGTATCTCGTTCAAATATGAATATCTATGGTCAGAATTTTGCTATGCCTGTACAGCCTTCAAACTTTGCTTTGATGACCGCTGCTTCAATGAATTCTGGTGGTAATTATGGGGAAAAGAAGCAACAGACACAGCAGCAGTCACAACAGCTAGGCTCAAAGGCTGGAGTCGAGCCTCTTGCATCTCAAGCTTTTGCAATGTCATTTTCATCTGCTAATGGTACTACTGCTCCTGGCCTTGGTATTTCTTCCCTAGCACCGAATCATGCAATTCTTCAGAGCCATCCAGGAAGTACAAGGCAAGGCTATCAGCATATTATGGCTGCTCAACAGAAGAAGGATAATTATCATGCTTATGAAGAAGGGAAGCGTGGAACTCATGATGCATCCAATGTGCAAGAAGAAAAGAAGGCAGGAAAAAGTTCAGGCACCGCTGGGCAGTCCATTGCCTTCTCCAGGCCAAATATGCCTGATTCAAGTGATTCCACTCTTGCAGGCAAAGATGTCATCGATAGTTCTATCTGTACGCTTGGCTCTGCTCCTGCTCGAACTTCAGGGCCTGTTATGCCCGCTTCAATCGTTAGTGTTAATGTTGCTAATGCGCAGCAGCAACTTCAGCGGAATCAACAGCAGCAGCTCCAATTCGGGACTGCTTCTGCTCCTCGGAGTAAGACACCAGCAACAAGTAATGGAAGTGCTTACCCTGATCACTTTCACTCTTCATCTATAGCTGCCAAGTTTTCGAATGTGCTGTCTGCATATCCTCAAAATCTAATACAAAGCAGCAGCAGTCCTGCTCAGTCTCCTCAATGGAAGAATTCTGTGAGGACAACTAGCTCTCAAGTTCCTTCTCAATCTCTACCATCAACTTCATCCCTCAAGAATATTTCCCAGCAACAAGGTCGGCCACAGCAAAGCCCCACACAGATTTCTTTTGCTGCTAATCCTAAATCACCACAAGGTCAACAGCCTCTTAGTAGCACTCCTTCCCCTTCTCCAATGATGGTTGGCTCTCCCACAACTTCGCTCTCCAGGAGTGCTGGTGGTAGCCCAAGGACAACAGGTTCCTCTTCCACCAGCAACAAAGGTGGCCAAGCATCTGGTTTATCATCCCAACAAGCTAAGAACTCACCGACTGTGCCTAGTCAGAAGTCATCTCCTATTGGTGGGAGTAATGTGCCATCTGTCCTGGGAAACCCTCACATAAGTTCATCTTCAAATATGGGAGCCAAGCCTCAAGTGGCACTACAGCATCAGCAACATCAAAAGCATTCACTTCATCAAGGGCAGCTGTTCTTCCCAAATGCTTACATGCAGGCTCAAGCTCAACATTCACCAAGTTCGACAACACCTGCAACAACAGCAAGTGCATATTATGTTCAAAGACAACAGCAGACTCTACCTCTGGGTTCATCAACAACTTCATCAACTTCGATGTTATCGTTGTGTTCTCCGGTTACTCTTGCCAACAGCGGCACCACCGACCCTGCAAAAGCTGTAGCAGCTGCTGTGGCAAGCAACATGAAAGGTGGGTTGGCATCCCAGGGACTTATCAATCCTGCACAATTTGCTTCTCCACAATCCACTGGAAAGTCACATCAGCTGGTACCAGGCTTCCCATGTGTTCATGCTGTCCCTTCGGCTGTTCAGGTAAAACCAGCAGAACAGAAACAACCTGCTGGTGAGTAA